One Nicotiana sylvestris chromosome 12, ASM39365v2, whole genome shotgun sequence genomic window carries:
- the LOC138883804 gene encoding uncharacterized protein yields MDILWMLKTRMHDFIMAEDWELLDVIYDRTFVPMKTIGKIILRNKLVRKILSVVPSSWESKVNAITKAKDLQKPTIDELIENLKTYEMKKKDHERREPKKEKNLVLKVDNNDSSGDDVDIAYLTQRKPGHFIEYYPLYKHENYKYNSNKMAKRNLVPDRKFKRKDATNNVRKQALAAWRDSFSESEGDDEQGDTFMMTIKSEAGKYDSIFALMEKFDEDEDDDDDEKSKVFVEKISTAKEPGSLKRKLKGSNQRWYMDSDCSKHMTGSTEDFLSLKSLQGGSVSFGNDKKGYILGVGNIRKTLTHSNENVYYMNGLKYNLLSVSQICDKGNKVDFLLKSCTITNLVIGEVVLVAKRFKNIYVADFESLSSGDPTCLSDVAELWYRRLGHAIFSLLNKLIKKDLMPSRGGKKYIFVIVDDYYRFTWTLFLKTKDETFPVFAAFVK; encoded by the exons ATGGACATACTATGGATGCTAaagacaagaatgcatgattttattatGGCTGAAGATTGGGAGCTCTTGGATGTCATCTATGACAGAACCTTTGTTCCTATGAAGACCATTG GAAAAATTATCCTAAGGAACAAACTGGTCAGAAAAATACTCAGTGTGGTACCTAGTTCCTGGGAGAGCAAAGTCAATGCTATCACAAAGGCAAAAGATCTGCAAAAGCCGACGATTGACGAACTCATTGaaaatctgaagacctacgaaatgaagaagaaggatcatgaaagaagagaacccaaaaaggagaagaacctggttctcaaAGTAGACAACAATGACTCAAGTGGTGATGATGTTGACATCGCCTATTTGACACAGAG GAAGCCAGGACATTTCATCGAATATTATCCTCTCTACAAGCATGAAAATTACAAGTACAACTCAAATAAGATGGCCAAGAGGAACCTGGTCCCCGACAGGAAATTCAAGAGAAAAGATGCCACTAATAATGTTAGGAAacaagctcttgctgcatggAGAGATTCCTTTAGTGAATCTGAGGGTGATGATGAACAAGGCGACACCTTCATGATGACCATTAAAAGCGAAGCAGGAAAATATGACTCCATATTTGCCCTAATGGAAAAATTTGATGaggatgaagatgatgatgatgatgag AAAAGCAAAGTTTTTGTTGAAAAGATATCTACTGCTAAGGAACCTGGTTCTCTAAAAAGGAAAC TGAAAGGAAGCAACCAAAGATGGTATATGGATAGTGATTGTTCTAAACACATGACTGGAAGTACGGAAGATTTTCTTTCACTCAAATCCCTGCAAGGTGGGAGTGTGTCCTTTGGTAATGATAAAAAGGGATACATTCTGGGAGTTGGAAATATTAGGAAGACACTCACTCATTCAAATGAAAATGTGTATTATATGAATGGCTTGAAATACAACCTACTGAGTGTCTCTCAAATTTGCGACAAAGGAAATAAAGTGGATTTCTTATTAAAGTCTTGCACAATCACAAATCTTGTAATTGGTGAAGTGGTTCTAGTGGCGAAAAGATTCAAAAACATCTATGTTGCCGACTTTGAGTCTCTGAGCAGTGGCGATCCTACATGTTTGAGTGATGTTGCTGAACTGTGGTACAGAAGATTGGGACATGCAATTTTCTCTCTGTTGAACAAGCTAATCAagaaggacctg ATGCCCAGCAGAGGAGGAAAGAAGTACAtctttgttattgttgatgactATTACAGATTCACATGGACCTTGTTCCTCAAAACCAAGGATGAAACCTTTCCAGTCTTTGCTGCCTTTGTGAAGTAG